A stretch of Geomonas oryzisoli DNA encodes these proteins:
- the hisB gene encoding imidazoleglycerol-phosphate dehydratase HisB, protein MARSANIERITKETQIKLSLEIDGKGEAQICTSVPFLDHMLDLFARHGLFNLKVEAHGDIDIDFHHTVEDIGIVLGTAFKEALGDKCGIRRYGQATVPMDETLASVATDLSGRPYLVYNVNLPKVKIGDFDVELVREFFQGFVNHCGANLHINVMYGDNVHHILEACFKAAARALDMATQMDSRIEGVMSTKGKL, encoded by the coding sequence ATGGCCAGGTCGGCAAACATCGAACGCATCACCAAGGAGACGCAGATCAAGCTCTCCCTCGAAATCGACGGTAAAGGGGAGGCGCAGATCTGCACCTCGGTTCCTTTCCTGGACCACATGCTGGACCTCTTCGCCAGGCACGGCCTCTTCAACCTCAAGGTCGAGGCACACGGCGACATCGACATCGACTTCCACCACACCGTCGAGGATATCGGCATCGTGCTCGGGACCGCGTTCAAGGAAGCGCTGGGCGACAAGTGCGGCATCCGCCGCTACGGCCAGGCCACCGTGCCGATGGACGAGACCCTTGCCAGCGTCGCCACCGACCTCTCCGGTCGTCCCTACCTGGTCTACAACGTCAATTTACCCAAGGTGAAGATCGGAGATTTCGACGTCGAGCTGGTGCGTGAGTTCTTCCAGGGCTTCGTGAACCACTGCGGCGCCAACCTCCACATCAACGTCATGTACGGCGACAACGTGCACCATATCCTGGAAGCCTGCTTCAAGGCCGCCGCCCGCGCACTGGACATGGCGACGCAAATGGATTCCCGCATCGAAGGGGTCATGTCCACCAAGGGGAAACTGTAA
- the hisH gene encoding imidazole glycerol phosphate synthase subunit HisH, translated as MIAIIDYGMGNLRSVQKGFEKVGCDAVVTSDPKVLLDAERVVLPGVGAFRDCIRNLEEGGFVEPILKVIKEGKPFLGICLGLQLLFTESEEFGIHKGLDVIPGKVLRFPEGMQQAGEDLKVPHMGWNQLDIKRPSPLFQGVEQGSNVYFVHSYYVKPDDESVVAATTNYGIDFCAAIWRDNVVAAQFHPEKSQDKGLAMLKNFSQMK; from the coding sequence ATGATCGCGATCATAGATTACGGCATGGGGAACCTCCGCTCCGTGCAAAAAGGGTTCGAGAAGGTCGGCTGCGACGCCGTCGTCACCTCCGATCCCAAGGTGCTGCTGGACGCCGAGCGCGTCGTGCTCCCGGGCGTCGGGGCCTTCCGCGACTGCATCAGGAACCTCGAAGAAGGGGGCTTTGTCGAGCCGATCCTCAAGGTTATCAAGGAAGGCAAGCCCTTCCTCGGCATCTGCCTCGGTCTGCAGCTCCTCTTTACCGAGAGTGAAGAGTTCGGCATCCACAAGGGCCTGGACGTGATCCCCGGCAAGGTGCTCCGCTTCCCGGAAGGGATGCAGCAGGCGGGCGAAGACCTGAAGGTGCCGCACATGGGCTGGAACCAGCTTGACATCAAGCGCCCGTCCCCGCTGTTCCAGGGTGTCGAGCAGGGCTCCAACGTCTATTTCGTGCACTCCTACTACGTGAAGCCCGATGACGAGAGCGTGGTGGCGGCGACCACCAACTACGGCATCGACTTCTGCGCCGCCATCTGGCGCGACAACGTGGTAGCCGCCCAGTTCCACCCGGAGAAGTCCCAGGACAAGGGGCTCGCCATGCTCAAGAACTTTTCGCAGATGAAATAA
- the hisA gene encoding 1-(5-phosphoribosyl)-5-[(5-phosphoribosylamino)methylideneamino]imidazole-4-carboxamide isomerase — protein MIIIPAIDLKNGCCVRLEQGLMEKDTVFNDDPGAQAAEWQRQGGEILHIVDLDGAFAGEPKNRSAIESIVKSVTIPTQLGGGIRDIATIEAYLSLGIGRVIIGTAAQRNPAFVKEACAKFPGKIVVGIDAKNGMVAVQGWAEVTGITATELARQFEGDGVSAIIYTDISRDGMMQGPNIEATKALAEAINIPVIASGGLSSLKDIENLIAIESSGVTGVITGKAIYSGAINLAEAIALTKQK, from the coding sequence ATGATCATTATTCCGGCAATAGATCTGAAGAACGGCTGCTGTGTCCGCTTAGAGCAGGGGCTGATGGAGAAGGACACGGTTTTCAACGACGATCCGGGCGCGCAGGCGGCCGAGTGGCAGCGCCAGGGTGGCGAGATCCTGCACATCGTCGACCTCGACGGCGCCTTCGCCGGTGAGCCGAAGAACCGCTCCGCCATCGAATCCATCGTCAAGTCCGTCACCATCCCGACCCAGCTGGGCGGCGGCATCCGCGACATCGCCACCATCGAGGCCTATCTTTCCCTCGGTATCGGACGCGTTATCATCGGCACCGCTGCTCAGAGAAACCCCGCCTTCGTGAAAGAGGCCTGCGCCAAGTTCCCGGGCAAGATCGTGGTCGGCATCGACGCCAAGAACGGCATGGTCGCCGTGCAGGGTTGGGCCGAGGTGACCGGCATCACCGCCACCGAGCTCGCCAGGCAGTTCGAAGGTGACGGCGTCTCCGCCATCATCTACACCGACATCAGCCGTGACGGCATGATGCAGGGGCCGAACATCGAAGCGACCAAAGCGCTGGCCGAAGCCATCAACATCCCGGTGATCGCTTCCGGCGGACTCTCCTCGCTGAAGGACATCGAGAACTTGATCGCCATCGAATCCTCCGGTGTCACCGGTGTCATCACCGGCAAGGCCATCTACTCCGGCGCCATCAACCTCGCCGAAGCGATAGCACTGACCAAACAAAAATAG